One window of the Bombus pyrosoma isolate SC7728 linkage group LG5, ASM1482585v1, whole genome shotgun sequence genome contains the following:
- the LOC122567720 gene encoding myosin-VIIa isoform X2: protein MSRSAIGVLDIFGFENFSHNSFEQFCINYANENLQQFFVQHIFKLEQEEYNHEGINWQHIEFVDNQDALDLIAIKQLNIMALIDEESKFPKGTDQTMLAKIHKTHGSHRNYLKPKSDINTSFGLNHFAGVVFYDTRSFLEKNRDTFSADLLQLIHISSNKFLQACFAEDIGMGSETRKRAPTLSTQFKKSLDSLMKTLCSCQPFFIRCIKPNEYKKPMMFDRGLCCRQLRYSGMMETIRIRRAGYPIRHSFPEFVERYRFLIPGIPPAHKVDCHAVTSKICHIVLGRSDYQLGHTKVFLKDAHDLFLEQERDRVLTRKILILQRNIRGWVYRRRFLRMRAAATVVEKYWRGYAQRQRYKRMRIGYMRLQALIRSRVLSHRFRHLRGHIVALQARARGYLVRKMYQKKLWAIVKIQAHVRRLIAQRRYKKIKYEYRLHVEALRLRKKEERELKDQGNKRAKEIAEQNYRERMQELERKEIEMELEDRRRMEIKKNLINDAAKKQDEPVDDSKLVEAMFDFLPDSSSEAPTPARETSVFNDLPAPKADQQEIISPVQTASEDEEDLSEFKFQKFAATYFQGNITHQYSRKPLKHPLLPLHTQGDQLAAQALWITILRFTGDLPEPRFHTMDRDTTSVMSKVTATLGRNFIRSKEFQEAQMMGVDPETFLRQKPRSIRHKLVSLTLKRKNKLGEDVRRKLQEDEYTADSYQSWLEARPTSNLEKLHFIIGHGILRAELRDEIYCQICKQLTNNPSKSSHARGWILLSLCVGCFAPSEKFVNYLRAFIREGPPGYAPYCEDRLKRTFNNGTRNQPPSWLELQATKSKKPIMLPITFMDGNTKTLLADSATTARELCNQLSDKISLRDQFGFSLYIALFDKVSSLGSGGDHVMDAISQCEQYAKEQGAQERNAPWRLFFRKEIFAPWHEPTEDQVATNLIYQQVVRGVKFGEYRCDKEEDLAMIAAQQYYIEYHTDMNVDRLYTLLPNYIPDYCLTGIDKAIDRWGHLVLQAYKKSYYLKEKVPALRVKEDIVGYAKFKWPLLFSRFYEAYRNSGPNLPKNDVIIAVNWTGVYVVDDQEQVLLELSFPEITTVSSQKTNKMFTQTFNLSTVRGEEFTFQSPNAEDIRDLVVYFLEGLKKRSKYVIALQDYKAPGEGSSFLTFQKGDLIILEDESTGETVLNSGWCIGTCERTGEKGDFPAETVYVLPSLTKPPNDILSLFSIEGTENGRKLYPQQVNGVESRDKPHTLLEYAIDHFRTPPKRTMSKALTLTTARRGHTDELWHHSRDPIKQPLLKKLISKEELAEEACFAFNAILKYMGDLPTKRPRIGNEYTDLIFDGPLKNEILRDEIYCQIMKQLTDNRNRLSEERGWELMWLATGLFTCSQSLLKELTLFLRTRRHPISQDSLQRLQKTLRNGQRKYPPHQVEVEAIQHKTTQIFHKVYFPDDTDEAFEVDSSTRAKDFCQNIAQRLNLRSAEGFSLFVKIADKVISVPEGDFFFDFVRHLTDWIRKARPSRDGVSPQFTYQVFFMKKLWTNTVPGKDRNADLIFHFHQELPKLLRGYHKCTKEEASRLAALVYRVRFGESKQELQAIPQMLRELIPGDLVKVQSSNDWKRSTIAAYNQDAGMSPEDAKITFLKIVYRWPTFGSAFFEVKQSTEPNYPELLLIAINKHGVSLIHPQTKDILVTHPFTRISNWSSGNTYFHMTIGNLVRGSKLLCETSLGYKMDDLLTSYISLMLTNMNKQRTIRIK from the exons ATGTCCAGAAGCGCCATAGGTGTATTGGATATATTCGgctttgaaaatttcagtCATAATAGCTTCGAGCAGTTTTGCATCAACTATGCCAATGAAAATCTGCAACAATTCTTCGTGCAACATATCTTTAAGCTGGAACAAGAAGAATACAATCACGAAGGTATCAACTGGCAGCATATCGAGTTCGTCGACAATCAGGATGCGCTCGATTTGATAGCTATCAAGCAGTTGAACATCATGGCCTTGATAGACGAAGAATCAAAGTTTCCGAAGGGTACGGACCAGACCATGTTAGCTAAGATACACAAAACGCATGGCAGTCAtcggaattatttaaaaccaAAATCAGACATCAATACGTCGTTCGGCCTTAATCACTTCGCCGGTGTCGTGTTCTACGATACCAGAAGCTTCCTCGAGAAGAACAGGGACACGTTTAGCGCCGATTTATTGCAGCTGATTCACATatcgtcgaataaatttttgcagGCCTGTTTCGCCGAGGACATCGGTATGGGATCAGAGACTAGGAAACGAGCACCTACTCTGTCCACTCAGTTCAAGAAATCCTTGGACTCTCTGATGAAAACATTGTGCAGTTGCCAACCTTTCTTCATCAGATGTATCAAACCAAACGAGTACAAGAAACCGATGATGTTCGACAGAGGACTTTGTTGTCGACAATTGAGATACTCCGGCATGATGGAAACGATTCGAATTCGTAGAGCTGGCTATCCGATCAGACATTCCTTCCCGGAGTTCGTGGAGAGATATCGGTTTCTCATTCCGGGTATACCTCCGGCGCATAAGGTCGACTGCCACGCGGTTACATCCAAAATCTGTCACATAGTATTGGGAAGATCTGATTATCAACTCGGGCATACAAAAGTGTTTCTCAAAGACGCTCACGACTTGTTCTTGGAGCAGGAACGCGATCGCGTTTTAACGCGAAAGATTCTAATCCTACAACGCAATATACGTGGCTGGGTTTACAGAAGAAGATTCCTTCGCATGAGAGCAGCCGCGACTGTCGTGGAAAAGTACTGGAGGGGCTACGCGCAACGGCAACGATACAAACGTATGCGTATCGGTTACATGCGACTTCAAGCGCTGATCAGATCGCGAGTGTTATCGCACAGATTCAGGCATCTCAGGGGACACATAGTCGCTCTTCAAGCCCGAGCCAGAGGCTACCTGGTACGGAAAATGTACCAAAAGAAATTGTGGGCGATCGTGAAGATACAAGCTCACGTTCGAAGATTGATCGCGCAAAGACGCTACAAAAAGATCAAATATGAGTATCGGTTGCACGTCGAAGCGTTGAGGCTTcggaagaaagaagagcgGGAGTTGAAGGACCAAGGGAATAAACGGGCGAAAGAAATTGCCGAGCAGAACTATAGAGAACGAATGCAAGAActggaaagaaaagagatagaGATGGAACTGGAAGACCGGCGCAGAATGGAGATTAAGAAGAATCTAATAAACGATGCAGCCAAAAAACAAGACGAACCGGTCGACGATAGTAAATTGGTCGAGGCGATGTTTGATTTTCTACCGGATTCGAGCAGTGAGGCTCCAACGCCTGCTAGGGAAACCTCTGTGTTCAATGATCTACCTGCGCCAAAGGCAGACCAACAGGAGATCATTAGCCCCGTTCAAACAGCATCGGAGGACGAGGAAGATTTATCGGAATTCAAGTTTCAAAAATTCGCGGCAACTTACTTTCAAGGGAATATTACGCATCAGTATTCGAGGAAGCCTCTGAAACACCCGTTGCTGCCTTTGCACACGCAAGGAGATCAGCTGGCTGCCCAAGCACTGTGGATCACGATACTTCGTTTCACCGGAGACTTACCCGAGCCTAGATTTCACACGATGGACAGAGATACGACCTCGGTCATGTCGAAAGTCACAGCGACTCTTGGCCGTAATTTTATACGAAGCAAAGAGTTCCAAGAGGCGCAAATGATGGGCGTCGATCCGGAAACGTTTCTCAGACAAAAACCACGATCGATAAGACATAAGTTGGTCTCGTTAACGCTGAAACGAAAAAACAAATTGGGCGAGGATGTCAGGCGGAAACTACAAGAGGACGAATACACAGCGGATAGTTATCAATCCTGGCTGGAAGCGAGACCTACCTCGAACCTCGAGAAACTTCATTTCATTATCGGCCATGGAATATTGCGCGCGGAATTAAGAGACGAAATATACTGTCAAATATGCAAACAACTGACCAACAACCCATCCAAGTCGTCGCACGCTCGCGGTTGGATCTTACTATCGCTCTGCGTCGGATGTTTCGCTCCATCCGAAAAATTCGTCAATTACTTGCGAGCATTCATCAGGGAGGGACCACCCGGATATGCGCCGTACTGCGAGGATCGGCTCAAGAGAACGTTCAACAACGGTACGCGAAACCAACCGCCAAGCTGGTTGGAGCTTCAAGCAACCAAATCCAAAAAACCAATTATGTTGCCGATCACGTTTATGGACGGTAACACTAAAACGCTGCTCGCTGATTCCGCCACCACCGCCAGAGAATTGTGTAACCAGCTCTCCGATAAGATATCGTTGCGCGACCAGTTCGgattttctctttatatcGCGTTGTTTGATAAAGTCTCGTCGCTCGGCAGCGGCGGTGACCACGTGATGGATGCCATCTCGCAGTGCGAGCAATACGCCAAGGAACAAGGTGCTCAAGAACGGAATGCTCCGTGGAGATTGTTCTTCAGAAAGGAGATATTCGCGCCTTGGCACGAACCGACCGAAGATCAAGTCGCTaccaatttaatttatcaacaGGTGGTTAGGGGAGTAAAATTCGGCGAATATCGTTGcgataaagaagaagatttaGCGATGATCGCCGCCCAACAATATTACATCGAATATCACACCGACATGAACGTCGACAGACTTTACACCCTTTTGCCTAATTACATACCGGACTATTGCCTGACCGGTATCGACAAAGCGATCGACAGATGGGGACATCTGGTTCTACAGGCGTATAAAAAG AGTTATTATTTAAAGGAAAAGGTACCTGCTTTGCGGGTTAAAGAGGATATCGTCGGTTATGCAAAGTTCAAGTGGCCATTACTCTTTTCTCGCTTCTACGAAGCGTACAGAAATTCCGGGCCGAATCTGCCGAAGAACGACGTTATCATAGCCGTGAATTGGACCGGAGTGTACGTCGTAGACGATCAAGAACAAGTACTTCTCGAATTGTCGTTTCCCGAAATCACCACCGTGTCTAGTCAGAA AACGAATAAAATGTTCACGCAAACGTTCAACTTGTCAACGGTGCGAGGAGAGGAATTCACTTTTCAAAGCCCTAACGCCGAAGACATTCGCGATTTGGTGGTATACTTTTTAGAAGGTTTGAAGAAACGTAGCAAATATGTTATCGCTTTGCAAGATTACAAAGCACCAGGCGAAGGTTCGTCGTTCTTGACCTTTCAAAAGGGGGATCTTATTATTCTGGAGGACGAGAGTACCGGTGAAACTGTCCTTAATTCGGGATGGTGCATCGGCACTTGCGAAAGAACCGGAGAAAAAGGCGATTTTCCAGCCGAGACAGTATACGTTTTGCCCTCGCTAACGAAACCACCAAACGATATTTTA TCTCTATTCAGCATCGAAGGAACGGAAAATGGCCGCAAATTATATCCACAGCAAGTAAACGGAGTAGAATCCCGTGACAAACCTCATACCCTTTTAGAATACGCTATTGATCACTTTCG AACACCGCCAAAGAGGACTATGTCAAAGGCGTTGACCCTAACAACAGCGCGACGCGGACACACCGATGAATTGTGGCATCATTCCAGAGATCCTATTAAACAACCTCtcttaaagaaattgatatcgAAAGAAGAATTAGCCGAGGAAGCGTGTTTCGCTTTTAACGCGATTTTGAAATACATGGGTGATTTGCCAACGAAAAGACCGCGTATCGGCAACGAGTATACGGATCTTATTTTTGACGGACCattgaaaaacgaaattcTTCGAGACGAAATTTATTGTCAAATCATGAAACAACTAACCGATAATCGAAATAGACTGAGCGAAGAACGTGGTTGGGAATTGATGTGGCTTGCCACCGGTCTCTTCACTTGCAGCCAAAGtcttttaaaa GAATTGACTTTGTTTTTACGCACGAGACGGCATCCCATATCTCAGGATTCTTTGCAAAGGCTACAAAAAACCTTACGTAACGGTCAACGAAAGTATCCTCCACACCAAGTGGAAGTAGAAGCTATACAGCACAAAACGAcacaaatatttcacaaagTTTACTTTCCTGATGACACGGACGAA GCGTTTGAAGTGGATTCGTCAACGAGAGCTAAAGATTTTTGTCAAAATATAGCGCAAAGACTGAACTTACGCTCTGCAGAAGGATTCAGTCTGTTTGTGAAGATTGCCGATAAAGTCATCTCGGTTCCAGAAGGGGATTTCTTCTTCGACTTTGTACGACATTTGACGGATTGGATAAGAAAAGCTCGACCCTCTCGCGATG GTGTATCACCTCAATTTACGTATCAAGTATTTTTCATGAAGAAATTGTGGACCAACACTGTTCCCGGTAAAGATAGGAACGCAGACCTCATTTTCCACTTTCACCAGGAGCTTCCTAAATTATTAAGAG GTTACCATAAATGTACCAAGGAAGAAGCATCCAGATTAGCAGCACTAGTGTACAGAGTTCGTTTTGGTGAAAGCAAGCAGGAACTTCAAGCTATTCC GCAAATGTTAAGAGAACTTATACCTGGAGATTTAGTAAAGGTACAAAGTTCTAACGATTGGAAGAgatcaacaatagcagcgtaCAATCAGGATGCTG GTATGAGTCCAGAAGATGCCAAAATAACGTTTTTGAAAATAGTTTATCGATGGCCAACCTTTGGTTCAGCCTTTTTCGAAGTCAAACAAAGCACAGAACCAAATTATCCAGAATTATTGTTAATCGCTATAAATAAGCATGGTGTAAGTCTTATACATCCACAAACGAAA GATATACTAGTAACGCATCCATTTACAAGAATCTCAAATTGGTCGTCGGGTAATACCTATTTTCATATGACGATTGGAAATTTAGTCAGAGGTTCGAAATTATTGTGCGAAACTTCACTCGGATACAAAATGGATGATCTATTAActtcatatatttcattaatgctCACAAATATGAATAAACAACGCACGATACGGATAAAGTAA